One region of Citrus sinensis cultivar Valencia sweet orange chromosome 6, DVS_A1.0, whole genome shotgun sequence genomic DNA includes:
- the LOC102620618 gene encoding uncharacterized protein LOC102620618, with product MALPSNQKTIEHFTHPDHKLFQFNNDNWYLCKGCKTAGDGTRFRCHDCDFDLHEYCGTCPMTLSSFMHPQHQLKLVNRMPQATRQNVRFCRVCGHSVEGLFYRCKLQCEFDVHPVCAQLPQQARHVLDPSHPLTLTLQPLSSTCVVCRNECTSGRYRCGICGIDIHIQCLLTPCDRAPRSTSTSSTTRSLSVRQPPAPPAFDAHYANYNYGVPSFSDGAYPYRAPSFGAYNYAYPHQQTPSFGTYNYAYPHQQTPSFGTYNYAYPHQQTPSFGTYNYAYPHQQTPSFGTYNYANPLQQTPSLRPSNNMTSHQHQHAGGGWGFFRAVSQIVSDIVRGVVSNVVFGVVNDDN from the coding sequence atggcatTACCCAGCAATCAGAAAACCATAGAGCATTTTACACATCCAGACCATAAATTATTTCAGTTCAATAACGATAACTGGTACCTCTGCAAAGGATGCAAGACTGCCGGAGACGGCACAAGATTCAGATGCCATGACTGCGACTTTGATCTGCACGAATACTGCGGCACCTGCCCCATGACTTTATCCTCATTCATGCATCCACAGCACCAGCTGAAACTCGTCAATCGCATGCCTCAAGCCACGCGCCAGAACGTGCGCTTCTGTCGTGTATGCGGCCACTCCGTCGAAGGCCTCTTCTATCGATGCAAGCTGCAGTGTGAGTTTGACGTGCACCCCGTGTGCGCCCAGTTGCCTCAGCAAGCGCGGCACGTCCTGGACCCGTCGCACCCCTTGACGTTGACGCTGCAACCACTTTCTTCTACATGTGTGGTCTGTAGAAATGAGTGCACTTCCGGCCGATACAGGTGCGGGATTTGCGGAATTGATATTCATATCCAGTGTCTCTTAACACCGTGTGATCGTGCGCCAAGGTCAACGTCCACATCGTCAACGACTCGATCACTATCTGTTCGGCAACCACCGGCACCGCCTGCTTTTGATGCTCATTATGCTAATTATAATTATGGGGTTCCATCTTTTAGTGATGGTGCTTATCCGTACCGGGCACCCTCTTTTGGTGCTTATAATTATGCTTACCCTCACCAGCAGACACCATCTTTTGGTACTTATAATTATGCTTACCCGCACCAGCAGACACCATCTTTTGGTACTTATAATTATGCTTACCCGCACCAGCAGACACCATCTTTTGGTACTTATAACTATGCTTACCCGCACCAGCAGACACCATCTTTTGGTACTTATAATTATGCTAACCCGCTCCAGCAGACACCATCTCTTCGTCCTTCCAATAACATGACCTCTCATCAGCATCAGCACGCTGGCGGTGGGTGGGGATTTTTCAGGGCAGTGTCTCAAATTGTGAGTGATATAGTTCGGGGAGTCGTCTCCAATGTAGTGTTTGGAGTTGTTAATGatgataattaa